TTATTTTGAATGGCAACGGATTGGTTCAGGAAAACAACCGTGGTACATTTATCCCACAGAGAGATCTGTTTTGCCCCTGGCCGGTCTTTGGGATGTATGGAATACTGCGGATATGTCCCCTTTGTATACTTTCACCATTATCACAACCGATGCCCGGAATGATTTGACCCGTATTCACAACCGCATGCCTGCTTTGCTGAAGACCGGACAAATTCAGTCCTGGATCGAAGGAAAACTTCTCCCCGACGCCCTTAAAATACCGGATGTAAAAATCTGCCTTCACCCGGTTTCAACGATTGTGAACTCACCTCAACACGATATTCCCACGTGTATTCAGAGGGTAGA
The sequence above is drawn from the Candidatus Neomarinimicrobiota bacterium genome and encodes:
- a CDS encoding SOS response-associated peptidase — translated: MCGRFALAFTKDVIVEELNGGEWFEYRYPLTLPRYNVAPMQFAPVLWKEEKRILLDAFRWGFIPKWAKDESFASRMINARIETLRDKPAYRHLIAHNRCVVLSSGYFEWQRIGSGKQPWYIYPTERSVLPLAGLWDVWNTADMSPLYTFTIITTDARNDLTRIHNRMPALLKTGQIQSWIEGKLLPDALKIPDVKICLHPVSTIVNSPQHDIPTCIQRV